From a region of the Bdellovibrionales bacterium genome:
- a CDS encoding hydroxymethylglutaryl-CoA reductase, degradative translates to MARTLSDIFKGFSKLTRRERLAALEETGTLESRDIEFLDKGGLKDHSLGEKFIENVIGYFQVPLGVATNFRIDGKDYAIPMAVEETSIVAAASKTAKWIREIGEITTEVVGADIIGQIQCALVKDYAAFEKALLSQKNYLIEISNREVAFGLVRRGGGVTDITVRRVPRGDGQDMAVVHVMMNPCDAMGANIINQVCEFLKEPIEQFTGEKVTMCILSNLVDTKVTRAVVVLNDIEADLAQKIEEASLFAQQDPYRAATNNKGVLNGIDPILIATGNDWRAVEAGIHAYAARDGQYRSITKWKRDGNKLVGVFQAPLVVGTVGGVTTLHPTAALCMKMLGVESANELSRVMAAVGLVQNLGALKALTTVGIIEGHMKLHIKNLTLGAGAEEREIPIVVKKLEEILAIRKRISLSNAIEVLRELRASDKQISQ, encoded by the coding sequence ATGGCACGCACGTTAAGTGATATTTTTAAAGGCTTCTCAAAACTCACACGCCGCGAACGTTTGGCGGCTCTTGAAGAAACCGGGACGCTGGAATCCCGTGATATTGAATTCCTCGACAAGGGTGGTTTGAAAGACCACAGCTTGGGCGAAAAGTTTATTGAAAATGTGATTGGCTACTTCCAAGTTCCGTTGGGAGTGGCAACGAATTTTCGTATCGATGGCAAAGACTACGCGATCCCCATGGCGGTTGAAGAGACGTCCATCGTCGCAGCTGCCAGCAAAACGGCAAAATGGATTCGTGAGATCGGCGAAATCACAACGGAGGTTGTGGGCGCTGATATCATCGGTCAAATCCAGTGCGCTCTTGTAAAAGATTATGCTGCTTTTGAGAAGGCTCTTCTTTCTCAGAAAAATTACCTGATTGAAATTTCAAATCGTGAAGTAGCCTTCGGCCTTGTTCGTCGTGGTGGTGGCGTGACAGATATCACTGTTCGCCGCGTGCCTCGTGGTGACGGCCAAGATATGGCAGTTGTGCATGTAATGATGAATCCGTGCGATGCGATGGGTGCGAACATCATCAATCAAGTTTGTGAATTCTTGAAAGAGCCGATTGAGCAGTTCACCGGCGAAAAAGTAACGATGTGTATTCTTTCAAACCTCGTCGACACGAAAGTGACTCGTGCGGTGGTGGTATTGAATGACATCGAAGCGGACCTTGCTCAGAAAATTGAAGAGGCTTCTTTGTTTGCTCAGCAAGATCCTTACCGTGCGGCAACCAACAACAAAGGTGTCTTAAACGGGATTGATCCGATCTTGATTGCGACCGGTAATGACTGGCGCGCGGTGGAGGCGGGGATTCATGCTTATGCGGCTCGTGACGGGCAGTATCGCTCTATTACAAAATGGAAGCGCGATGGAAACAAGCTTGTGGGCGTATTTCAGGCTCCGCTGGTTGTGGGCACTGTGGGGGGCGTAACAACGCTTCATCCAACAGCCGCTTTGTGCATGAAGATGCTCGGAGTAGAGTCTGCAAATGAACTTTCTCGCGTGATGGCGGCTGTGGGGCTTGTTCAGAACTTAGGTGCTTTGAAGGCTCTTACGACGGTGGGGATCATTGAAGGTCACATGAAGTTGCACATTAAGAACCTGACATTGGGGGCTGGCGCTGAAGAGCGCGAGATTCCTATCGTTGTCAAAAAACTCGAAGAGATCCTTGCGATCCGTAAGAGAATTTCTTTGAGCAATGCGATTGAAGTTCTGCGTGAATTGCGTGCTTCCGATAAGCAGATTTCTCAGTAG
- the mvaD gene encoding diphosphomevalonate decarboxylase, producing the protein MQSVMASAPSNIALIKYMGKTQTSGNIPTNASLSYTLDHLRTSVRLTPQIGSQDTWSALEGDEFEPMRLSEKGQTRFLAHLQFLKKQWGIEQSFLVESANNFPSDCGLASSASSFAALTLAAAKMFQQINPQGFGEDMRTLSGFSRQGSGSSCRSLYTPWALWAAEYAEPIEFPYKKLLHQVIIVEAGKKEVSSSEAHKLVAKSSLFPGRIERVEKRMKELNFALRSQDWKTSFDVVWAEFWDMHALFATCAPPFMYMTAGSQKVLEEILQFWKEQGDGPLVTMDAGANVHFLWREDQKEMAKTQENHWQQHFRVICS; encoded by the coding sequence ATGCAATCAGTGATGGCTTCTGCTCCTTCAAATATCGCGTTGATTAAATACATGGGGAAGACCCAAACCTCTGGAAATATTCCGACGAACGCGTCTTTGTCTTACACTTTGGATCACTTGCGTACGTCGGTGAGGCTTACTCCGCAAATCGGCAGTCAAGACACTTGGTCTGCACTTGAGGGAGATGAGTTTGAACCGATGCGCTTATCTGAAAAGGGCCAGACTCGTTTTCTTGCGCACCTGCAGTTTTTGAAAAAACAGTGGGGCATTGAGCAGAGTTTTCTCGTGGAATCTGCGAATAATTTTCCTTCAGACTGTGGCCTTGCGAGCTCCGCTTCTAGTTTCGCGGCCCTGACCTTGGCTGCTGCGAAGATGTTTCAGCAAATCAACCCCCAAGGCTTTGGCGAAGATATGCGAACGCTGTCAGGCTTTAGCCGCCAAGGTTCTGGTTCTTCTTGCAGGTCTTTGTACACGCCTTGGGCTTTGTGGGCGGCTGAGTATGCCGAGCCGATTGAATTTCCGTACAAGAAACTATTGCATCAAGTGATCATCGTTGAGGCTGGTAAGAAAGAAGTATCTTCCAGCGAGGCGCATAAGCTCGTGGCGAAAAGCTCGCTTTTCCCAGGACGTATTGAGCGCGTTGAGAAGCGTATGAAAGAACTGAACTTTGCTTTGCGATCTCAAGATTGGAAAACCAGTTTTGATGTGGTGTGGGCGGAGTTCTGGGATATGCACGCACTGTTTGCAACCTGTGCACCACCGTTTATGTATATGACCGCGGGTTCACAGAAGGTTCTTGAAGAGATTCTGCAATTCTGGAAAGAGCAGGGCGATGGCCCGCTTGTAACGATGGATGCAGGCGCGAATGTGCATTTCCTATGGCGCGAGGATCAAAAAGAAATGGCCAAAACTCAAGAAAATCATTGGCAGCAACACTTTAGAGTGATTTGTTCGTAG
- a CDS encoding ABC transporter permease, with amino-acid sequence MLALLYIPILVMLIGSVLDSSGLTLKWFQEVFADSGLMSALGNSLIVALSSSVLSTLLGTFAAIGIFRTKSKMRFAVEGLSLVSLIFPEIVFALSLLSWFFVLGLELGLTTVVMAHVSFSLSYVMMTVSARLANMDASLEDAARDLGASELEIIKSILIPLLKPAIFGGFILSFLLSFDDFLITYFVNGVGQDTLPIKLYAAMKMGVSPKLHALSSLMLLFTCVLLGILMRSRVLKALFGQK; translated from the coding sequence ATGCTGGCACTTTTGTATATTCCAATTCTTGTGATGTTGATCGGCTCCGTTTTGGATTCTAGTGGCTTGACGCTGAAGTGGTTTCAAGAGGTCTTCGCCGACAGCGGGCTCATGAGCGCTTTGGGAAATAGTCTGATCGTTGCGCTCAGCTCCAGTGTGTTATCGACGTTGCTTGGAACTTTTGCGGCCATCGGTATCTTCCGCACAAAATCCAAAATGCGTTTTGCCGTCGAAGGGCTGTCGCTGGTCTCATTGATCTTTCCGGAGATCGTGTTTGCGTTGTCCTTACTCTCCTGGTTTTTCGTTCTAGGGTTGGAGCTGGGCCTGACCACGGTCGTGATGGCGCATGTGAGTTTTTCGCTTTCCTACGTGATGATGACGGTGAGTGCGCGGCTCGCCAATATGGATGCGTCGCTTGAAGATGCCGCCCGCGATCTTGGGGCGAGTGAGCTTGAAATTATTAAATCCATTCTGATTCCACTTTTAAAGCCCGCGATCTTTGGCGGTTTTATTCTTAGTTTCTTGCTGTCCTTCGACGATTTCCTGATTACCTATTTTGTGAATGGAGTCGGCCAGGACACTTTGCCAATCAAGCTCTATGCGGCGATGAAAATGGGCGTAAGCCCTAAGTTGCACGCGCTTTCGAGTTTAATGCTCTTATTCACCTGCGTCCTTTTGGGGATTTTAATGCGAAGCAGGGTTCTGAAGGCCCTTTTTGGCCAGAAATAA
- a CDS encoding multidrug efflux SMR transporter, giving the protein MAWIVLVIAGVLEFIWAAGLKQSEGFTKLWPSVFTLAVMGVSFYLLSLSMRVLPIGVSYTVWTGIGAVGSVIVGYFFFNESLGLVKAICLLFIIGGILGLKFSEG; this is encoded by the coding sequence ATCGCATGGATCGTTCTCGTTATCGCCGGAGTGTTGGAATTTATCTGGGCCGCAGGCCTCAAACAGTCCGAAGGCTTCACCAAACTTTGGCCGTCTGTTTTTACGCTCGCCGTGATGGGCGTGAGCTTCTATCTGCTTTCACTTTCGATGCGCGTTTTGCCGATCGGGGTTTCTTATACTGTGTGGACGGGGATCGGAGCTGTGGGCTCTGTGATCGTTGGCTATTTCTTTTTTAATGAAAGCCTGGGCCTTGTGAAAGCGATCTGTTTGCTCTTCATTATCGGTGGCATCTTGGGACTTAAGTTCTCAGAAGGCTAA
- a CDS encoding transporter substrate-binding domain-containing protein, whose product MLILILTFQAASAKEVVRLSTGEWRPYVSETEPDNGIMVQITKEAFALKGVEVDLGFFPWGRATQSSKNGDWDGTIALVRLTEREPFYLFSEPLYVGRYAFFHLKNVDFKWKDYTDLKNMTIASTIGFGGMGEDFIQAEKKGTIKVLRLGSDTQSFNMLMAKRADAVPSDVEVGYVLLRKLYGDKANQITHDSEHYIVRSDYRLAISKKIKNGPALIAKFNEGLAQLRKSGRYDEILKTWYERPVYKDAVPMDFLIRPPARGGLKNANR is encoded by the coding sequence GTGCTGATCTTAATTCTGACCTTTCAAGCGGCTTCTGCAAAAGAGGTCGTGCGGCTCTCTACGGGAGAGTGGCGGCCCTATGTCTCAGAAACGGAACCCGACAACGGCATTATGGTACAAATCACCAAAGAGGCCTTCGCTCTGAAAGGGGTCGAAGTTGACCTCGGCTTTTTCCCGTGGGGTCGCGCCACGCAGTCTTCGAAAAACGGTGACTGGGATGGAACGATTGCTCTGGTGCGCCTGACAGAACGAGAACCTTTTTATCTTTTTAGTGAGCCACTTTATGTTGGCCGCTATGCTTTTTTCCACCTGAAAAATGTCGATTTCAAATGGAAAGACTATACGGATCTTAAAAACATGACCATTGCTTCAACCATTGGGTTTGGCGGCATGGGTGAAGACTTCATACAAGCGGAGAAAAAGGGCACCATCAAGGTTCTGCGCCTGGGCTCGGATACTCAGAGCTTCAACATGCTGATGGCTAAACGGGCGGATGCAGTTCCGAGCGACGTTGAGGTCGGCTATGTGCTTTTACGCAAGCTCTATGGTGATAAGGCCAATCAGATCACCCACGATTCTGAACACTATATTGTGAGGTCGGACTACCGGCTGGCAATTTCCAAAAAGATTAAAAACGGCCCCGCCCTGATTGCGAAGTTCAATGAGGGCCTGGCTCAGCTCCGCAAATCCGGTCGCTACGATGAGATTTTGAAAACTTGGTACGAGCGCCCGGTTTACAAAGACGCGGTTCCTATGGACTTCCTCATTCGTCCCCCGGCTCGCGGGGGCCTTAAAAATGCCAACAGATAG
- a CDS encoding translation initiation factor IF-3, which yields MRVNREIRAPQIRVIDDEGNMLGVMTVPEALRLAEERNLDLLEIAPTATPPTCKIMDYGKWKYENKKKAAAARKKQVVVSIKEIQMRPRTDQHDFETKMNHARRFLLDGDKVKVNLRFMGREMAHQELGMELMKKCIEFVKDLALVEANPKMEGKQMFLMLGPDPLKIKDYLKAHPNKSKQDTKELAELEEEDEEHDDED from the coding sequence TTGAGAGTAAACCGTGAAATCCGCGCTCCTCAGATTCGTGTGATCGATGACGAGGGAAACATGCTTGGCGTGATGACGGTTCCTGAGGCATTGAGACTGGCTGAAGAACGCAATTTAGATTTGCTTGAGATCGCCCCGACGGCGACTCCTCCTACTTGCAAAATCATGGATTACGGCAAGTGGAAGTACGAAAATAAAAAGAAAGCCGCAGCAGCTCGCAAAAAACAAGTTGTTGTCAGCATCAAAGAAATCCAAATGCGTCCACGCACTGACCAACACGATTTCGAAACTAAGATGAATCACGCTCGCAGATTCTTGTTGGATGGCGATAAAGTGAAAGTAAATCTTCGTTTCATGGGTCGTGAGATGGCCCATCAAGAGCTTGGTATGGAACTCATGAAGAAATGTATTGAGTTCGTGAAGGACCTCGCTTTGGTTGAAGCCAATCCGAAAATGGAAGGTAAGCAAATGTTCTTGATGCTTGGACCTGATCCATTGAAAATTAAGGATTACTTGAAGGCTCATCCGAACAAGTCGAAGCAAGATACGAAAGAACTTGCTGAGCTTGAAGAGGAAGACGAAGAGCACGACGACGAAGACTAG
- the rplT gene encoding 50S ribosomal protein L20: protein MARVKSGKTNRARHKKVLKRTKGYYSAGSRCYIHAVEKNDHALQYAYRDRKVKKRNFRALWNQRINAAARLNGTTYSRLIGGLIKAGIQVDRKVMADLAITDAAAFAALCKHALA from the coding sequence ATGGCTCGTGTAAAAAGCGGTAAAACAAATCGTGCTCGTCATAAAAAGGTTTTAAAAAGAACAAAGGGTTACTACTCAGCTGGTTCCCGTTGCTACATCCACGCGGTTGAGAAAAACGACCATGCATTACAATATGCATACCGTGATCGTAAGGTTAAAAAACGTAACTTCCGCGCTTTGTGGAACCAACGTATCAATGCAGCAGCTCGTTTGAACGGCACTACATACTCTCGCTTGATTGGCGGCTTGATCAAAGCTGGCATCCAAGTGGACCGTAAAGTAATGGCTGATTTGGCGATCACTGACGCAGCAGCATTCGCAGCTCTTTGCAAACACGCTTTGGCGTAG
- a CDS encoding spermidine/putrescine ABC transporter substrate-binding protein, with product MSRILITLAVVSGLFLGCTKKPAAAPEEHEVNLSIWGNYLSPEMKAKFEKESGIKINISNYSSNEELLAKVQMGSSGIDVAVPSDYMVEIMAKMGLLEPLKNDEIPNKAGVSEQFLKQSFDPENKFSLPYTWTSTGIAYNKELYKGEMKSWKDLLENKDLKGKFALLDDVRETTGAALKMTGASVNSTKAVEVQKAKDVLLTAKKNVKMFTSDTIDILKNKEVVAAQAYSSDALQAAAQAPGKIAYVLPTEGGTYAIDNLVVLKGAHHPAAAHKLINFLLSKEAEIAKVKSIYGGPILKDIRKDLPKDIQDNPVLFPETAAFQKLEHVRDLGAEGKMYEDLWTEVKTK from the coding sequence ATGTCGAGAATATTGATCACATTGGCAGTTGTTAGCGGTCTTTTTCTAGGTTGTACTAAAAAGCCGGCGGCAGCGCCGGAAGAACACGAAGTGAACCTGTCGATCTGGGGCAATTACCTGTCTCCGGAAATGAAAGCAAAGTTCGAAAAAGAATCCGGCATTAAAATCAACATCTCGAACTACTCTTCAAACGAAGAGTTGCTCGCTAAAGTCCAAATGGGTTCCTCAGGAATCGACGTCGCCGTTCCTTCTGATTACATGGTTGAGATCATGGCAAAGATGGGTTTGCTTGAGCCGCTTAAAAATGACGAGATCCCGAATAAAGCCGGCGTTTCTGAGCAGTTTTTGAAGCAGTCTTTCGATCCAGAGAATAAGTTCTCTTTGCCGTACACTTGGACGAGCACGGGGATTGCCTACAATAAAGAACTTTACAAAGGGGAAATGAAAAGCTGGAAGGATCTTTTGGAAAACAAAGACCTGAAAGGCAAGTTTGCCCTATTGGATGACGTTCGCGAAACCACAGGTGCGGCTTTGAAGATGACCGGCGCGAGTGTGAACTCAACAAAAGCGGTTGAAGTGCAAAAGGCCAAAGATGTCCTTCTTACAGCGAAAAAGAACGTGAAGATGTTTACTTCAGACACGATTGATATCTTAAAAAACAAAGAAGTCGTGGCCGCTCAAGCCTATTCCTCAGATGCCCTGCAGGCGGCAGCCCAAGCTCCTGGGAAGATTGCTTACGTTTTGCCGACAGAGGGCGGCACTTACGCCATCGACAACCTCGTCGTACTAAAGGGCGCTCATCATCCGGCGGCAGCTCACAAACTAATTAACTTTCTTCTCAGCAAAGAAGCTGAAATCGCCAAAGTAAAAAGCATCTATGGCGGGCCCATCTTAAAAGACATCCGCAAGGATCTGCCAAAAGATATTCAAGACAACCCGGTGCTATTCCCAGAGACAGCCGCTTTTCAAAAGTTAGAGCACGTTCGTGACTTGGGGGCTGAAGGAAAAATGTACGAAGATCTTTGGACTGAAGTAAAAACCAAGTAG
- a CDS encoding ABC transporter permease has product MIVLAVSFATRGVYGGFAWDLSFANFGRSFSAAYLGILLQSLIVATVTTALCMVIGVLMAWSMATAEPEYRYFYVCAVALPFLTNLVIRIYAVRVFVGFEGPLQTLLTALGIPFDPFALSQNQWLVYYGMVTTYLPFMVLPLYGAFEKFDFSLVEAAQDLGAGPWRILKDVILPNLKKALVSGAVLVFVPAMGEYVIPDLLGGAKNMLLGNLITEQFLKSRDWPLGSALSVLLIFILLMVAFAVMRQTGEKRGH; this is encoded by the coding sequence ATGATCGTGCTGGCAGTCAGTTTTGCGACCCGCGGAGTCTACGGTGGGTTTGCCTGGGACTTGTCCTTTGCAAACTTTGGTCGAAGTTTTTCTGCGGCTTACCTGGGGATTTTGCTACAAAGTCTGATTGTCGCCACAGTGACGACGGCGCTCTGTATGGTGATCGGGGTCCTTATGGCATGGTCGATGGCAACGGCAGAGCCCGAATACAGATATTTTTACGTCTGTGCCGTGGCGTTGCCGTTTTTAACGAACCTTGTGATTCGTATTTACGCGGTTCGTGTGTTTGTCGGCTTTGAGGGCCCATTGCAAACGCTGCTCACCGCTCTGGGAATTCCATTTGATCCTTTTGCACTTTCGCAAAATCAATGGCTCGTTTACTACGGGATGGTGACGACGTATCTGCCGTTTATGGTTTTACCTCTGTATGGTGCCTTTGAGAAATTTGATTTCTCGCTGGTGGAAGCGGCTCAGGATCTGGGGGCGGGGCCATGGCGAATTCTCAAAGACGTGATTTTGCCAAATTTGAAAAAAGCCCTCGTCAGCGGCGCTGTTCTGGTTTTTGTGCCGGCAATGGGCGAGTATGTGATTCCGGATCTTTTGGGCGGCGCTAAAAATATGCTGCTTGGAAATCTGATCACCGAGCAGTTTCTTAAATCCCGGGACTGGCCACTGGGCTCGGCCCTGTCGGTTCTCCTTATTTTCATTTTGCTCATGGTCGCTTTTGCAGTGATGAGACAGACGGGGGAAAAACGTGGCCACTGA
- a CDS encoding TIGR02147 family protein codes for MKQNNSALSFSMLLRAELEKRKSRNIRYSMRALARDLNITPSKMSEILNGKRRVGPQLFEKITLGLGLSSDEMAHYHRVFRAESRHYEVFGEFGRPLLEDEYALVSEPIHFTILSLLETKDFQSDEAWIARRLGVTLECVQQAIERLLNLGLVVRDANGNLVPGQNGVTTTHEMPSEVLRKSHRNVINQSLESLDRDKVEDRDFSSITITMNPEKMKEAKELLREFRRRFCRLMEGEEKNEVYTLNLQFFPNTVREARHV; via the coding sequence ATGAAACAAAACAATTCAGCTTTAAGCTTCAGCATGCTTTTGCGTGCTGAGTTGGAAAAAAGAAAGAGCCGGAATATCCGCTACTCCATGCGGGCCCTGGCGCGGGACCTGAACATCACGCCGTCTAAAATGTCGGAAATCCTCAATGGCAAACGCCGGGTCGGGCCACAGCTTTTTGAGAAGATCACTCTGGGTTTGGGGCTTTCTTCGGATGAGATGGCTCATTACCACCGTGTTTTTAGGGCAGAAAGCCGCCACTACGAAGTCTTTGGCGAGTTCGGCCGTCCACTGCTTGAAGATGAGTACGCCTTGGTGTCAGAGCCCATTCATTTTACCATTCTCAGTCTGCTTGAAACCAAAGATTTTCAGTCGGATGAGGCCTGGATCGCTCGCCGTTTGGGTGTGACCTTGGAGTGTGTTCAACAAGCTATTGAGCGACTTTTGAATCTAGGACTTGTCGTGCGCGATGCTAATGGCAATCTGGTTCCCGGCCAGAATGGAGTCACGACGACCCATGAAATGCCCTCTGAGGTTTTGCGCAAATCACATCGCAACGTGATCAACCAGTCGCTTGAGAGTTTGGACCGTGATAAAGTCGAAGATCGCGATTTTAGCAGTATCACGATCACTATGAATCCGGAAAAAATGAAAGAAGCCAAAGAACTTCTGCGCGAGTTCCGTCGTCGCTTCTGCCGCCTGATGGAAGGCGAAGAAAAGAACGAAGTGTATACGTTAAACCTGCAATTCTTCCCGAACACCGTACGCGAGGCTCGTCATGTTTAG
- a CDS encoding ABC transporter ATP-binding protein → MLELLNIGKSFSSQTALKDLSLTIQEGEFFSLLGPSGCGKTTLLRIIAGLESADQGQILLKGERVDTLPAMKRPFNMVFQRYALFPHLTVEQNVAYGLKLKKKSPDEIHNEVTKALALVDMASFRDRRPETLSGGQAQRVAIARALVNKPKVLLLDEPLSALDQKLREHMQKELRALQQKLGLTFIYVTHDQDEAFALSDRIAIMDHGVLEYVGSPKEIFEIPENHFVSEFVGQRSHLQGELAAIAPEFLTLKLADGSLVKSRYNMPASELKLGMKLHLYVRKAMAVGATP, encoded by the coding sequence ATGTTAGAACTTTTGAATATCGGTAAAAGTTTTTCGAGTCAAACAGCCTTAAAGGATCTGAGTTTAACAATTCAGGAAGGCGAGTTTTTTTCGCTCTTAGGACCGAGTGGCTGCGGTAAAACAACGCTCCTCAGAATTATTGCCGGTCTCGAGAGCGCCGATCAAGGCCAGATCCTGCTGAAAGGCGAGCGCGTGGATACGCTGCCTGCGATGAAGCGGCCTTTTAACATGGTTTTTCAGCGCTACGCTCTGTTCCCGCACCTAACGGTAGAGCAAAATGTCGCTTACGGCCTGAAGCTAAAGAAAAAATCCCCCGATGAAATCCACAATGAAGTCACTAAAGCTTTAGCTCTGGTGGACATGGCTTCGTTCCGCGACCGCCGCCCTGAAACTCTGTCGGGAGGTCAAGCTCAGCGCGTGGCAATCGCCCGAGCGCTGGTGAATAAACCAAAAGTTCTTCTTTTAGACGAGCCCCTTTCAGCTTTGGATCAAAAACTGCGCGAGCACATGCAAAAAGAGCTCAGGGCTTTGCAGCAGAAGCTGGGATTGACCTTTATTTATGTGACCCATGATCAGGATGAGGCCTTTGCGCTGTCTGACAGGATTGCGATCATGGATCATGGCGTGCTCGAGTACGTTGGCTCACCGAAAGAGATCTTTGAAATTCCAGAAAATCATTTCGTGTCTGAGTTCGTCGGTCAAAGAAGCCACTTACAAGGAGAGCTCGCTGCGATTGCGCCTGAGTTTTTAACTCTAAAGCTTGCTGACGGCAGCCTCGTCAAAAGCCGCTACAATATGCCGGCGTCCGAATTAAAACTTGGCATGAAACTCCATCTTTATGTCCGTAAAGCCATGGCGGTCGGAGCCACGCCGTGA
- a CDS encoding type 2 isopentenyl-diphosphate Delta-isomerase encodes MSESSSQFEKRKQDHIRIALDPRSQAEGLSGLDNVQLIHEALPNLNFKEVDSSTSFFSKKISAPFFISSMTAGHEKGLEINSRLAKLSAEKQILMGVGSQRRELADPEARQEWKEVRKQAPKALLLGNLGIAQVIRTPVDQVQALVESLEAEALFVHLNPLQECLQPEGTTEFRGGEAAIEKLAKTLSIPVIVKEVGCGFSKDTLKRIYNLGVYAVDVSGLGGTHWGRVEGYRSEKTELLFQVAQTFENWGLSTVESLLSAKEIDEKIPVWASGGVRDGLQAAKLLALGADMVGIAQPWLKAALESPEAVNDLYEKLLLELKIAMFCTGVANIGEFKTKRVWKWHAR; translated from the coding sequence ATGTCAGAGTCTTCATCGCAATTCGAAAAAAGAAAACAAGATCATATTCGAATCGCTCTGGACCCTCGCTCCCAAGCAGAGGGTCTTTCCGGACTCGACAACGTACAACTCATTCACGAAGCGCTACCTAATCTCAATTTTAAAGAGGTCGATTCTTCGACCTCTTTTTTTTCGAAAAAGATCTCAGCTCCATTCTTCATTAGCTCCATGACCGCAGGCCACGAAAAGGGCCTCGAGATCAATTCACGTCTTGCAAAGCTCAGCGCCGAAAAACAAATTCTGATGGGAGTCGGTTCCCAGCGCCGCGAACTTGCAGACCCTGAAGCTCGTCAAGAATGGAAAGAAGTCCGCAAGCAAGCTCCGAAGGCTTTGCTTCTCGGAAACTTAGGCATTGCCCAAGTTATCCGTACGCCGGTGGATCAAGTTCAAGCCCTGGTTGAATCGCTTGAGGCAGAAGCTTTGTTCGTTCACCTAAATCCTTTGCAAGAATGCCTGCAGCCCGAAGGCACCACGGAGTTCCGTGGCGGTGAGGCAGCGATCGAGAAACTGGCTAAAACGCTTTCGATCCCGGTGATCGTGAAGGAAGTTGGTTGTGGCTTCTCGAAAGATACGCTGAAGCGCATCTATAACCTCGGTGTTTATGCTGTGGACGTCAGCGGCCTTGGCGGCACTCATTGGGGCCGTGTTGAGGGCTATCGCTCTGAAAAAACAGAGCTTTTATTCCAAGTGGCCCAGACATTTGAAAACTGGGGCCTCTCAACAGTGGAAAGTTTGCTAAGCGCCAAGGAAATCGATGAAAAAATCCCAGTTTGGGCATCTGGAGGCGTGCGCGATGGCCTCCAAGCTGCTAAGCTCCTGGCTCTGGGTGCAGATATGGTGGGCATTGCCCAGCCATGGTTGAAAGCGGCATTGGAAAGTCCAGAGGCTGTGAACGACTTGTACGAAAAATTACTGCTTGAGCTCAAGATCGCGATGTTCTGCACGGGCGTCGCAAATATCGGCGAGTTCAAGACGAAGAGGGTTTGGAAATGGCACGCACGTTAA
- a CDS encoding 50S ribosomal protein L35, translating to MKMRTHSGAKKRMKLVAGGTKIKKKSTRLRHLNSHMSSKTKRQLGKTSYVEKANLLQAKRCLVF from the coding sequence ATGAAAATGCGTACGCATTCAGGCGCTAAAAAGCGTATGAAATTGGTAGCCGGCGGCACCAAGATCAAAAAGAAAAGCACACGTCTTCGCCACTTGAACTCTCACATGAGCTCAAAAACAAAAAGACAATTGGGTAAAACTTCTTACGTAGAAAAAGCAAACTTGCTCCAAGCAAAACGTTGCTTGGTATTCTAA